caGGTGATTGGATTGGTTAAAGCCATGGAAGCTTCAAGGTCTGCTACTTTAGAGAGGAAGCTTGTTAGGCCTCAAAAGGATCAAGCTTTGAATTGTCCAAGGTGCAATTCAACCAACACAAAATTCTGTTATTACAACAATTATAGTCTCTCTCAGCCAAGATACTTCTGCAAAACTTGTAGAAGATACTGGACTGAAGGTGGTTCTCTGAGAAATGTTCCTGTAGGTGGAGGTTCAAGAAAGAACAAGAGACCATCATCATCAAAGAATCTTCCTGATCTCACCAACCCACAACCTTCTGATCAAAACCCTAAGATCTATCAAGCTAGAGATCTCAACTTAGCTTATCCTCCTCCAAATGAAGATTATGGCAAAACCCAGAATCTAAAACCTAGCAATTTATCATCATCATCGAcaccacatcatcatcatcatatggCAGCCATGGAGCTTCTCAAGACTGGGATGAGTCCGAGGGGATTGGATTCTTTCATGTGCATGCCTGTAGCTGATTCTAACCCAGTTTACTCATCCGGGTTTTCTTTGCAAGAATTCAAGCCAACTGTTAATTTTTTCTTGCAAGGGTTTGAAAACAGTAATGGGTATGAGAGTATTCATGGGGTGCAAGAAAATGGTGCAAAGCTCTTGTTTCCAATGGAGGAGTTGAAGCCAGTTCAAGCAAATACTGATCAATATGATCAAAATAGAAGGCAAGGTGATCATACAACTACTGGGTTTTGGAATGGAATGTattagtttttgcatgaaaataattggtattttctataattttcttcctttttctcttattttctttcacttggtga
The Manihot esculenta cultivar AM560-2 chromosome 1, M.esculenta_v8, whole genome shotgun sequence genome window above contains:
- the LOC110620354 gene encoding dof zinc finger protein DOF3.7, with protein sequence MDTSQFPQVIGLVKAMEASRSATLERKLVRPQKDQALNCPRCNSTNTKFCYYNNYSLSQPRYFCKTCRRYWTEGGSLRNVPVGGGSRKNKRPSSSKNLPDLTNPQPSDQNPKIYQARDLNLAYPPPNEDYGKTQNLKPSNLSSSSTPHHHHHMAAMELLKTGMSPRGLDSFMCMPVADSNPVYSSGFSLQEFKPTVNFFLQGFENSNGYESIHGVQENGAKLLFPMEELKPVQANTDQYDQNRRQGDHTTTGFWNGMY